In Podospora pseudocomata strain CBS 415.72m chromosome 4, whole genome shotgun sequence, the genomic stretch GTTACTGCTcgcactcctcctcccatcatccctcctcttcccctccggcctcggcggcggcggctcctgcttcttcttcttggactccGGCACAAACGTGATCGCCTGCTCACccacaatctccttcttcccagccAACCTCGACTCCCTGGTATCCTTCTGCGTCCTATCCCCAAACGCAAGATCCTTAATCTTCCCACCGCGAGGAGCAGTCGACGAAGAAACCTGCATAACCACCTCgtccttgctcttcttcttgggcttttcctcctcctcagatTCGCTACCACTAAAGTCCGTCGAGTTGGCATCCGCCATGTCAAtatcttgttgttgaccaggcttgccaccaacaacagtgCTGGGGTTAAGAGACCTGAACTCCCTGCTGAGCTCATCAACCTTgaactcctcatcctcaaataACTTCGCGAAACGTTCGTCACCCAGGATCCCAGCTTCGGGGTCCACCTTGCCTCTGTTTTCCTGTCTCTGGAGCACCTTGTCGGCAAGTTTCtggttgaccttgaccttcttggtgCCTCTgattctgctgctgcgctccttctcgagcttctccttgacccTCTTGGCGCGCTCCTCTTCCCAGATGTACGGGTTGGCAATAAGACGGGCTTGGTCGTAGAGCTTCGCATGCGCAAAGTAACCGTGCATATATGGCCGGAGAAGGTTGGTTTTGCCGATAAGATGGTCGAGGCTGAGCTCTCTGAGTTCTGGCAGGGTGAGGAACTTGTAGTTGTCGTAGGTCTCCGTCTGGGTCTCGTTCTCCATTTCGTggacgaggttgtcgaggaaCGTACACCACTTGGGTGCGAGGCCGAGATTTGGAATAAAGAAGCTGTGCATGTGCTTGCCCTCGTTAGCCGTCAAGAGCATACCGGAATCTGGCACATGGACTACATCATTGAGGTCAACCATTGGCTCAATCGAGGTCCAGAGATCGCCGCTGTGTTCATCCCAGATTTTGATAATTCTCTTGTCGGCCGAGAGAAGCTTGCGCTCCTCTGTGGGTGTCCTCATGTGAATCAGCTTCTTGATCGGAAGACCCATGCCCTGATCCTTCTTCATTAATGGACGCGGGTTTCTGAGGTCAAACACTCTGATCTGGCCCGTGCTCGTTCCCAAAGCCAGCGAAAGCCCATCGTTGCTGTAATCGAGTGCCGTGACCTCGCCGTCTTGGTTCCCCAAAACAGCCACGCGCCCCTTGCTGCGTGGATCGAAAAACTCAACGGTTCCAATTGTAGTACCGAAAGCACAGAGGCCGTGTGTCCTTTCCGCTACCGCCGCCACATTGACCGCACCAGCATGGATTCCACCCTGCAAACCGACACCCGCATCATCCTCTCCTACATCAACCTGCCATGGGCGCAGGAACTGGCCACGCTCGAGATCTAACCGGAAGACATCGCCGAACCCCGAACCATCGGAGCTCACACCAACAGCTGGTACCAGCACCTCGGTGCTCTGTCTGAGATAGGCCAGATCTCTGCCGAATCTTGGAAGGCGAACATCGTAGTGGCAGCCCATAGGTGTGTGGAACTCGAGTGATCGATCGTTCTGCAGGTGAACACTCTTCGTATAATCGGAGCTGAGAAGCATGAACGTCGTATTTTCGGATTTGGTGTGGCGCGCAAAGGAAAGAGACAACTCGGCGGTCGAGTGAACGTGGAACTGGGGCTTGTACGTGCCCGAGCTCATGATCCAGTTGCCATCCTCGCTGACCCGTATGCAGTTGCTTGCCTCCTCGAACTCGAATTCCTGAAGCAGCTCGAAATTATTGAGGTTCTCGGGGTCATATTTGGAGGATCTCTTCCTGCGGCGCGCAAGCCAGTCTGGCAGCGGCCGAGCTGTCGAGGGACCTGCGACGGTGTAGCTGATTTCG encodes the following:
- the ENP2 gene encoding Small ribosomal subunit biogenesis (EggNog:ENOG503NUV8; BUSCO:EOG09260AEC; COG:S), producing the protein MKLTNPGAVPVYTVAGPSTARPLPDWLARRRKRSSKYDPENLNNFELLQEFEFEEASNCIRVSEDGNWIMSSGTYKPQFHVHSTAELSLSFARHTKSENTTFMLLSSDYTKSVHLQNDRSLEFHTPMGCHYDVRLPRFGRDLAYLRQSTEVLVPAVGVSSDGSGFGDVFRLDLERGQFLRPWQVDVGEDDAGVGLQGGIHAGAVNVAAVAERTHGLCAFGTTIGTVEFFDPRSKGRVAVLGNQDGEVTALDYSNDGLSLALGTSTGQIRVFDLRNPRPLMKKDQGMGLPIKKLIHMRTPTEERKLLSADKRIIKIWDEHSGDLWTSIEPMVDLNDVVHVPDSGMLLTANEGKHMHSFFIPNLGLAPKWCTFLDNLVHEMENETQTETYDNYKFLTLPELRELSLDHLIGKTNLLRPYMHGYFAHAKLYDQARLIANPYIWEEERAKRVKEKLEKERSSRIRGTKKVKVNQKLADKVLQRQENRGKVDPEAGILGDERFAKLFEDEEFKVDELSREFRSLNPSTVVGGKPGQQQDIDMADANSTDFSGSESEEEEKPKKKSKDEVVMQVSSSTAPRGGKIKDLAFGDRTQKDTRESRLAGKKEIVGEQAITFVPESKKKKQEPPPPRPEGKRRDDGRRSASSNVFRKM